A single region of the Brachypodium distachyon strain Bd21 chromosome 3, Brachypodium_distachyon_v3.0, whole genome shotgun sequence genome encodes:
- the LOC100821629 gene encoding hydroxyproline O-galactosyltransferase HPGT1 — translation MQIREGPRRQAPSAAGAMRSPLSAMMLAMFATMASFYVAGRLWQDAQNRVYLIKELDRRTGQGRSAISVDDTLKVVACRQQAKRLASLEMELAAAKHDGFVGKYTSETNGTHSRKKPLIVIGIMTSFGRKNYRDAVRKSWLPTGSMLKKLEEDKGIIVRFIVGRSANRGDTFDREIDDENKITKDFLILDDHIESDEELPKKTKSYFANAAETFDAEFYAKVNDDIYINVDTLSAMLGTHWDKPRVYIGCMKSGEVFSEATHKWYEPDWWKFGDGKSYFRHASGEMFVISRAVAQFISINRSVLRTYAHDDVSVGSWMIGLGVKHVNEAKLCCSSWPSGAMCSAL, via the exons ATGCAGATCCGGGAAGGCCCGCGGCGGCAGGCGCCGTCGGCCGCGGGGGCGATGCGGTCGCCGTTGTCGGCCATGATGCTCGCCATGTTCGCCACCATGGCCTCCTTCTACGTCGCCGGCCG ATTGTGGCAGGACGCGCAGAATCGGGTTTACCTGATAAAAGAGCTTGACAGGCGAACTGGCCAG GGGCGGTCAGCGATATCAGTGGACGATACTTTGAAGGTTGTTGCATGCAG GCAGCAAGCCAAGCGGTTGGCATCACTTGAGATGGAGCTGGCTGCAGCAAAGCATGATGGTTTTGTTGGAAAATATACTTCTGAGACAAATGGGACTCATTCTAGGAAGAAGCCACTGATTGTTATTGGAATAATGACAAGTTTTGGCAGAAAAAACTATCGTGATGCTGTCAGGAAATCATGGCTTCCGACAG GCTCAATGCTGAAGAAATTAGAAGAAGACAAAGGCATTATAGTACGTTTCATAGTTGGAAGAAG TGCAAATCGGGGAGATACTTTTGACAGGGAAATAGATGATGAGAATAAAATTACAAAAGATTTTCTGATCTTG GATGATCATATAGAGTCTGATGAAGAGCTTCCTAAGAAGACAAAAAGTTACTTTGCTAATGCTGCAGAGACATTTGATGCTGAATTTTATGCTAAGGTCaatgatgatatatacataaaTGTTG ACACTTTGAGTGCAATGCTCGGAACTCACTGGGACAAGCCTCGTGTCTACATAGGCTGTATGAAATCAGGCGAGGTCTTCTCTGAAGC GACTCATAAGTGGTATGAACCAGACTGGTGGAAATTTGGTGACGGGAAATC ATACTTCCGACATGCTTCTGGTGAAATGTTTGTCATATCAAGAGCCGTAGCTCAATTCATTTCTATAAACAG GTCTGTTCTCCGTACATATGCCCATGATGATGTTAGTGTAGGATCGTGGATGATTGGGCTTGGTGTCAAGCATGTAAATGAAGCAAAGCTATGCTGTTCCTCATGGCCCTCAG GAGCTATGTGTTCAGCTCTTTGA